From Bosea sp. NBC_00550, the proteins below share one genomic window:
- a CDS encoding tyrosine-type recombinase/integrase, translated as MPLTDTSIRNAKPSTSTVKLSDGAGLQLWVTPKGAKLWCLAYRFGGKQKKLSIGAYPEIDLRGARARREEAREQLRAGLDPSAEKRLHRLTRETSRATTFGLIADELLVKKEKEGKAPATMEKKRWLLSLARPLIGTRPIVEISAAEILAVLRKVEARGKHETAKALRSSIGQVFRYAIATARAENDPTFGLRGALIAPVVTHRAAITSPKHFGELLRAIEGFTGQITTKVALQLMALLFPRPGELRLAEWSEFDLDAAEWIIPAKRTKMRRPHRVPLPKQALAILGALKEQTGDGKLLFPSLRTNRRPISENTTNAALRRMGFAQDEMTSHGFRAAASTILNESGKWSSDAIERALAHQDKDEVRRAYARGEHWDERLEMAQWWGDHLDVLRTGAKVISMKPASAR; from the coding sequence ATGCCTTTGACCGACACCTCGATTCGCAACGCCAAACCTTCGACCTCGACGGTGAAACTGTCGGACGGGGCTGGCCTGCAATTATGGGTAACGCCCAAAGGCGCCAAGCTTTGGTGCCTGGCTTACCGGTTCGGCGGCAAGCAGAAGAAGTTGTCGATCGGGGCTTATCCCGAGATCGATCTGCGCGGCGCCCGCGCCCGCCGAGAGGAAGCCAGGGAACAGTTGCGCGCAGGGCTGGACCCTTCTGCAGAGAAGCGCCTGCACCGCCTGACCCGAGAGACCAGCCGCGCCACGACCTTTGGCCTGATCGCAGACGAGTTGCTGGTCAAGAAGGAGAAAGAGGGCAAGGCGCCGGCCACCATGGAGAAGAAGCGTTGGCTTTTATCCCTGGCAAGGCCGCTTATCGGCACGCGTCCAATCGTGGAAATCAGCGCGGCAGAGATATTGGCCGTGCTGCGCAAGGTCGAGGCGCGAGGCAAACACGAGACCGCCAAGGCCCTCCGTTCTTCGATCGGCCAGGTGTTCCGCTACGCCATCGCGACCGCGCGCGCCGAGAATGATCCCACGTTCGGGCTGCGTGGCGCATTGATCGCGCCGGTCGTGACGCATCGTGCAGCTATCACCTCTCCGAAACACTTCGGGGAGCTCCTTCGGGCGATAGAGGGGTTCACGGGCCAGATCACCACGAAGGTCGCCCTTCAATTGATGGCGCTTCTGTTCCCCCGCCCCGGCGAGTTGCGCCTTGCGGAGTGGAGCGAGTTCGATCTCGACGCCGCGGAGTGGATCATCCCAGCCAAGCGGACGAAGATGCGTCGTCCGCATCGCGTACCGCTGCCTAAGCAGGCGCTCGCAATTCTCGGAGCGCTCAAGGAGCAGACCGGTGACGGAAAGCTGCTGTTCCCGTCGCTGCGAACGAACCGGCGGCCGATCAGCGAAAACACGACCAATGCCGCACTGCGTCGCATGGGCTTTGCTCAAGACGAGATGACAAGCCACGGCTTCCGGGCCGCTGCGAGCACGATATTGAACGAATCCGGCAAGTGGTCGTCCGACGCGATCGAGCGAGCTCTCGCGCATCAGGACAAGGACGAGGTGCGCCGCGCCTACGCTCGCGGCGAGCATTGGGACGAGCGCCTGGAGATGGCGCAGTGGTGGGGCGATCATCTCGACGTTCTGCGCACCGGCGCCAAGGTCATTTCGATGAAGCCTGCGAGCGCCCGCTAA
- a CDS encoding helix-turn-helix domain-containing protein encodes MINYSERVAPLAYGPREACKALNIGLTNLYAEIKAKRIPVRKHGRRTLIAAHDLKAWLDALPSSERKVA; translated from the coding sequence ATGATCAACTACAGCGAGCGCGTAGCGCCGTTGGCATACGGCCCGAGGGAAGCCTGCAAGGCTTTGAATATCGGGCTGACCAACCTCTATGCGGAGATCAAAGCGAAGCGGATCCCAGTCCGCAAGCACGGCCGTCGCACGCTGATCGCAGCGCATGATCTGAAAGCTTGGCTCGACGCTCTGCCTTCCAGCGAGCGGAAAGTGGCCTAA
- a CDS encoding phage/plasmid primase, P4 family: MIHKAAAAACADIDQPGDLQLFRISPTNAKDQCTYRFPIGAVDAMTDQAIADAMAGYNVYAEGRTVDKNTPRGKRGDRAATRAVFALVADDDRDKGKAAVDRLEPSLVVQTSPGNTHRWIFLARALGHEEAANLGKRMRDAMGGDADTGVPTQPYRVAGTPNFPGAAKQARGRLIEPTTILEHGGHAYSIDELASAFPADEPQPVVEDGPQVEEGVPRDIEELLKACSPKRIEQLGETSEQMQARGTDRSSALMPVVGFLRGDGFSLIEAVTLLHHFPGSGFIEKYGDRIEGETERVWDKVTDRPNQGKPPGGTITQDQVAQRFAREFGERLRYCHHTGAWFQWCGSHWQRDETALAFNFVRELGRRMTAAATDGDKKQVRSVTFAGGVEKFAKSDPIFAVTSERWDRDTFLLGTPGGTVDLRTGILREPDQADHITKVTAVAPADTIDCPRWLEFLKETFGRDAGGAGIIRFVQQWCGYSLTGDTREHALVFGYGGGGNGKSVLLNAITGIMQDYAVTAAMDTFIASQSERHPTDLAMLRGARMVTASETEEGRAWAESRIKQITGGDKISARFMRQDFFEFLPQFKLTIIGNHRPVLKNIDEAARRRFNLVPFVRKPGTPDRELEAKLKAEWPGILRWMIEGCLDWQANGLVRPESVKAATEDYFAEQDLIGQWLDEECDIEPGNTHKFGLIADLYDSWKDFCEKAGENPGTKKMLSGLLLKRGFAKCTVGHSKDRGFRGIRVNSKSSYHSEGGGYD, translated from the coding sequence GTGATCCACAAGGCTGCAGCGGCCGCGTGCGCCGACATCGACCAGCCAGGCGATCTGCAGCTCTTCCGGATTTCGCCGACCAACGCGAAGGACCAGTGCACCTACCGCTTCCCGATCGGCGCCGTCGACGCGATGACCGACCAGGCGATCGCGGACGCGATGGCCGGATACAATGTCTACGCCGAGGGCCGCACGGTCGACAAGAACACGCCACGCGGCAAGCGCGGCGACCGTGCCGCCACCCGCGCCGTCTTCGCCCTCGTGGCCGATGATGACCGCGACAAGGGCAAGGCGGCGGTCGATAGGCTCGAGCCGTCGCTGGTCGTCCAGACGAGCCCTGGCAACACGCATCGCTGGATCTTCCTTGCCCGCGCGCTCGGGCATGAGGAGGCAGCAAATCTCGGCAAGCGTATGAGGGACGCGATGGGTGGCGACGCCGATACAGGCGTGCCCACACAGCCCTACAGGGTCGCCGGGACGCCCAACTTCCCCGGCGCAGCCAAGCAGGCCCGCGGCAGGCTGATCGAGCCGACAACGATCCTGGAGCACGGCGGGCATGCCTACTCGATCGACGAGCTCGCAAGCGCATTCCCAGCCGACGAACCGCAGCCTGTGGTCGAAGACGGGCCACAGGTCGAGGAGGGGGTGCCGCGCGATATCGAGGAACTTCTGAAGGCGTGCTCGCCGAAGCGCATCGAGCAGCTCGGCGAAACATCGGAGCAGATGCAGGCGCGGGGCACGGACAGGAGCAGCGCGCTCATGCCGGTCGTCGGCTTCCTGCGTGGCGACGGCTTCAGCCTGATCGAGGCCGTGACGCTGCTGCATCATTTTCCAGGCAGCGGCTTCATCGAGAAATACGGCGACCGGATCGAGGGCGAGACGGAGCGGGTCTGGGACAAGGTCACGGACCGGCCGAACCAGGGAAAGCCCCCCGGCGGTACAATAACCCAGGACCAGGTTGCGCAGCGTTTCGCCCGCGAGTTCGGGGAGCGCCTGCGCTACTGCCACCACACCGGGGCATGGTTCCAATGGTGCGGCTCGCATTGGCAGCGGGACGAAACCGCTCTCGCCTTCAACTTCGTCAGGGAGCTCGGCCGGCGGATGACAGCAGCGGCCACCGACGGAGACAAGAAGCAGGTCCGCAGTGTGACGTTCGCCGGCGGCGTCGAGAAATTCGCCAAATCTGACCCCATCTTCGCGGTCACCTCGGAGCGCTGGGATCGCGACACCTTCCTGCTGGGCACGCCCGGCGGCACGGTCGATCTGAGGACCGGCATCCTGCGCGAGCCTGATCAAGCCGACCACATCACGAAGGTGACCGCCGTCGCACCCGCCGACACGATTGACTGCCCGCGCTGGCTGGAATTTCTCAAGGAGACATTCGGCCGCGATGCCGGCGGTGCCGGGATCATCCGCTTTGTCCAGCAATGGTGTGGCTACAGCCTGACCGGCGACACGCGCGAGCATGCTCTGGTCTTCGGCTATGGCGGCGGCGGCAACGGCAAGTCCGTCTTACTGAACGCAATCACCGGCATCATGCAGGACTATGCGGTCACGGCGGCGATGGACACCTTCATCGCATCCCAGTCCGAACGGCACCCGACCGACCTGGCTATGCTGCGCGGCGCGCGCATGGTCACCGCCTCCGAAACAGAGGAAGGCAGGGCTTGGGCCGAAAGCCGGATCAAGCAGATAACCGGCGGCGACAAGATCTCCGCGCGGTTCATGCGGCAGGACTTCTTCGAGTTCCTGCCGCAGTTCAAGCTGACGATCATCGGCAACCACCGGCCGGTGCTGAAGAACATCGACGAGGCGGCGCGGCGCAGGTTCAACCTGGTGCCGTTCGTGCGGAAGCCGGGCACCCCCGACCGCGAGCTCGAGGCCAAGCTCAAGGCCGAATGGCCCGGCATTCTGCGCTGGATGATTGAGGGCTGCCTCGACTGGCAGGCAAACGGGTTGGTCAGGCCGGAAAGCGTCAAGGCCGCCACGGAGGACTATTTCGCGGAGCAGGACCTCATCGGCCAGTGGCTCGACGAGGAATGCGACATCGAGCCAGGCAACACCCACAAGTTCGGGCTGATCGCCGACCTCTATGATTCATGGAAGGACTTCTGCGAGAAGGCGGGTGAGAATCCTGGCACCAAGAAAATGCTGAGCGGGCTGCTGCTCAAGCGGGGCTTCGCGAAGTGCACGGTAGGGCACTCCAAGGACCGAGGCTTCCGCGGCATTCGCGTGAATTCCAAGTCCTCCTACCACTCGGAGGGCGGCGGCTATGATTGA